The Vibrio crassostreae genomic interval AATGGGATGTTATCGACATCGAACCTCTTTATCAGAGAGTTAACGAAAGCGCCGCTGATTCTATTTACTTAGCGTTAGAGTCGAAGTCTTATCAGTGTGGTGATTCGATTGCGACTCAGAAGCAGTTCATCGTTCAAACTCCAGACGGCTATTTGTTTAGGTTCTGCCAAGATATTCTTTAACACATAAACCTTATTGGCTATTCAATTCTTATGAGACACACGGCTAACTAAATACCCGTATATACAAGGAGAGTACAGTGGTCAATATTCGAGAAATGGCTATTTCAGACTATGACTCAGTGATCGTGTTGTGGTGCCAGACAGAAGGCATGAGTATTCGCGATGCTGATTCAAAAGAAAGTATTGCGAGCTATTTAGAACGTAACCCTGGTTTGAGTTTTGTGGCTGTGAGAAACAACGAGATCATTGGTGCTGTGTTGGTCGGAACGGATGGACGTCGTGGGTATTTACAGCACCTAGCTGTCTCGGCCAACTTTAGAGGGCAAAAGTTAGGTTGTAAACTTGTCGCAGAGGCGGTCAACGCACTTGCAGAGTTAGGCATCCCGAAGACCCACTTGTTTGTCTATAACGACAACATCAACGCTCAACAGTTTTACGAAAAGTTGGGTTGGTTTCCTCGAGATGAAGTTCGAATGTACTCGTTTAATAGCTCGGATAATAGTAACGTTTAGCCTTAACGGTTCGTGCTGGCTGTGCTTGAATATGTAACAGACTCGCGCGTGGCTGCCCAATACTTGGAGTATTTAGAAATGTTGTTTTCTCGTCTGTCTAAACCATTGGTTCATGGCTCCGAGTTATGTCCTGAACTGCTCAATTTCTTAACCGAGCATAAGAGTGATTTCGAAGAAAAGTTAATCCCTGATCTGTCATATATCGATGATATGGCGCATGTAGTGAACGGCATTAAAATCAAAGACGTTCTATACATCAATGCGAATCAATACCGACTTCAATATTCGTTTGATTGGGAGTTGTTTCTAGGTTGTTCGGATAGGAACGAAACCGGTGTAGAGAATGGAAGTGTTCTATTCACTCTTGAGGACGATAACGTTCTTAATATCAACTTCCCAAACTACGGTTCTCGAGACACCAGCGATGAGCTTTAGTGCTTTTTCGTGCGTGTTATACAGAAGGAACAACAATGATAACTATCGAAAGGCTTGAAGAATCACATGTGGCGTTAGTTCAGGCTATCCAACTCGCCGATGAACAGGTTAAGTTCGCAGGTACCGCTGCGGAGTTTTTATTAGACGGCAGTGAAACGACGCACTTGCACGTGATTAAGTCTGATAACGAAGTCGTTGGCTTCTTTAAGCTGGATATCGCTTACCCAGATTTTTATGAGTTTTGCCCTGAAGGAAGCATTGGGTTAAGAGCTTTTGTGCTTGATAAAAACCAGCAAGGTAAAGGTTTAGGAACAGGCACGGTGAAGGCTTTGTTTCCGTATTTAAAAGCGAATTACTCAGCGTATGAGTCCATTTACTTAACTGTGAATTGTAAAAATCCCGCAGCATTTAACTGTTATAAGAAAGGCGGCTTCGAAGATACCAATGAACAGTATCTAGGTGGCGCAGCAGGCCCGCAATTTATCATGCGCGGTCGAATTGCTTAGTAATATGAAACCGATTAATTGTTGATGAGAAACACCTGCACAGCTGTATGCAGATTGAGAGTCTTAAAGAACACGAGAAGGAAATTTGATGAAGGTTCAATATCTTGAAGTGGTTACCTCAGAAGTCGATGTCGTTTGTGCTACATACGCTCAGCTCTATAACGTGAAGTTCAGTGGTGCTGATGTTAACCTTGGTGGGGCGCGCACTGCAAAGCTATCTAATGGTGGGGTAATAGGCATTCGAGCACCGCTTCGTGAAACTGAAGAACCAACTGTTCGTCATTACACACTGGTTGAGGACATTCAGTCTGCAGTAAATGCAGCCGTGAAACTAGGCGCCGAAGTTGCGGTGCCGCCAATGGAGTTACCACGTCACGGCATGTGTGCTATTGTTATTCAGGGTGGCGTCGAGCTCGGATTCTGGCAGTTATAGGTGATGCGTAGCTTTTAGATTATTAAGGGCGGCTACGACGATTGACGATGCGACACCTAGTGTCTTTTCCTGCTTCGTGGCATCATTCCACGCAGTTAAAACCCCAACAAGATATGTTATGAAACAGAATATTGTCCACATTGCACTCGTGGTAAAAGACTACGATGAAGCGCTTGATTTCTACGTAAACAAGCTCAAGTTTGAGCTCATTGAAGATACGTATTTACCAGAAGAAGATAAGCGTTGGGTTGTTGTTGCTCCACCAAATTCAACCGGTGTAAGCCTATTACTTGCTAGAGCTTCCAAGCCAGAGCAGCTTGATTTTATCGGTAACCAAGCTGGTGGACGCGTATTCCTATTCTTAAACACCGATGATTTCTGGCGTGATTACGAACGTATGACGTCTTTGGGCATTAACTTTGTCCGAGAGCCAAAAGAGCAAGGCTACGGCACCGTTGCTGTGTTTGAAGATCTTTACGGCAACTTGTGGGATCTGCTTCAGTTAAACCCTGAACACCCTATGGCTAATAGGTAGAAAAGCTTAACCCACAACCTTAATTCTAGTCATATGGATTGGCAGGAGCGACATGGAAGTTACAAGGTATCAACCCAAGTATTTAACCGCTTTACAGACGCTCTATCTAGAATCAAGACAGGACACCTTTCATTGGGCTGATACTGACGCTTTTAAGTTATCCGATTTCGATTTAGATACAAAAGGTGAAGAAATATGGGTCGCCGTTTCTGGCAATAAGGTTTTAGGTTTTGCCTCTATTTGGAAACCTGAAAGCTTCATCCATCACCTCTATGTTTGCCCGCGAACGCTACGTTCTGGGGCAGGCTCTGCTTTACTCAATACCTGCAAACAACATTACTCTGATCTGACTTTGAAGTGCTTGACTGCTAATGAAAACGCCATTGGCTTTTATCAGTCGCAAGGCTTTGTTATCTCATCCACAAAGGGAGAGGGATTAGAGCGTTATCACTTAATGACTTACCAATTTTAGTAATAATAAGCTTAGTAATAACAATCATGGCAATCACAAGCGCTGCAATTACAACAAGGGTCATCAAGTCGGGAGTTAAACCAAGAATATGGAAATAAAACAGCTTTCAGCGACGGAGGTACTTCCGGTTAGGCATCAAGTGCTTTGGCCTGATAAACCGATGTCGTTTTGTATGGTGGCAAATGACGAACAAGCAACGCATTACGGCGCGTTTGTTGGTGAGCAGTTGGTTTGTGTCGCGTCTATCTATATCCAAGGCAATGAAGCGAGGCTGAGAAAGTTTGCCACGCTGCCTGAATTCCAAGGGCAGGGAATCGGTTCAAACGTGATTGAGCATGCAACCTCTAACCTCAAAGATTCAAACATCCAATATTTTTGGTGTGATGCGCGTACAACGGCTTTAGGTTTTTATCAAAAGTTTGGGATGGCTGTAGAAGGCTCTGAATTTGAAAAATCGGGCGTTGCGTATTACAAAATGTCGGTTCATTGGGAGTAACGACCCTTTGTCGCTCTTTTAACCCTCAGCTCCGATAAATCATCAACTTAAGTTAAGGAAGCTCATCGTGGAAGAAATCAAAGGCATTCTGCAATTCATGGTCGAAATTGAACAATTAAAGGATGTTCATCGACAGACAAAGCCGGTTGGATTGGACCGATATGAAAACTCGACAGAGCACAGTTGGCACGTCTGTTTGAGCGCGCTCATGTTGAAAGACTATGCCAATGAAGAAATCGATATTACGCGAGTGATGAAGATGCTGCTGATTCATGACCTTGGGGAAATCGATGCCGGAGACACTATTATTTATGCCAGTGAAACCGAAGAAAACAAGCTCAAAGAGAGAAACTGCGTCGAGCGCCTGTTGAAATCATTGCCGAGCCATTCAAGAAGCGAGTATTTAGAATTATGGCTTGAGTTCGAAGCGGGCGAGTCAGCGGAAGCTCGATTTGGTAAGGCGATGGATAGAGTGCCGCCTTTGCTTCATAACATCCATGGTGGTGGCCACAGCTGGAAGAAGCACAACATATCCAAAGACAAAGTACTGAGTTTCAATGGCGAGCGTATTTCTAAAGGCAGTCGTGCTCTATGGAAAGAACTAGAAGTGCAACTTGAAGGGGCTGCGGACAAGGGGTTATTAAAGTAAAAGTTAATTTCATACCTTAGCGTAAGATTAGCTTTAGTGGTTCAATGAGGGAAATCACGATGGTAACTGATTCAAGATGTATGGCACTTCTCGTACGTCTCATTTCTTTCTAATAAAACGCTATTGGACCACAATAAGTTCGAGAACCGAGTGATAAGTTGTTAGTATGCATCAACTTTATAAATATTAGTTGGTTTATATAAATGCTTGATAATAAGTATATTAAACACCCTTATCACTGTGAACAGTGTAACGCACTTACCCCGCACCTTGCTGTTAACGCTTCCGATGCTCAATCTAAAGCGGAAGCTGAATCTGAAAAGAACCAATGGAAGTTAGGTGTGTTGATGGAGTACCTGATGACGTTATTGTTTAAAGGTGACCATAATGTTCCCGGTATTTATGTCGACAGTGATTACGAATACCAGTGTGAAAAATGTGGGACTAAATCGTGGCATTAATTGGGTATGAAAATTTGATGTAAATCTCCTGACAACAATAAATATGAGTCAGAAACCACAAGGGACTGTATGGAAATCATATCCGAAATTGAAGTGTCTAAAGAGCAACATCAAGCCATTACTGACCTGAGAAATAGCGCCTTCCCCGATCATCAGGTAGAGCGTTCTTATTATAAACAGCTCCCTCATATGCGAGCTCTAGAATACCGTGAAGGACGACTCGCAGGTTATCTTGGTCTTGATTACCGTATGATCAGTGTTGGTGACAGTGCGTACAAAGTATTAGGTGTTATTGATTTTTGTGTTGCTGAGAATGTCCGAGGGCAAGGTGTTGGTACATCTATGCTGTCTGAATTGGATGAGTATGCAAAGAATAGGGATGTCGATTTCATTATTTTGATATCAGACCTTCATGATTTCTATTCCTCACAAGGCTATGTCCAAACTCCAAGTACTAACTCTTGGTTAAGGCTTCATGAGCACCTTAGTTATGGCGTCGCTGTTGAAGAGATTAATGACCTATATGTAAAGTCATTGAACGGAAAGCAATGGTGTTTAGGGGATGTTGATTGGCTTGGCTATATGTATTAGCTCTCTTCTTTGAAGTGACTCCATGAGCTAACGAATGGAAGAACGCTTAGCTAAACTGATGATAATAAGACGCATTAGAAAAGTGATCCTCTCTGCAAACTGAGAATGGAAACGCGTCTATACTGACATGGGTTACGTCGCTGATTTTAGAGGTGGCGCTATGAATGTAAGTTTGATTAGGTTAAATCTCAGAGGTGACGATGAAAAAATTACTACCACTATGCGCCATTTTACTCTCGGCATCATTTTCAGCTGCGGCTTCTGATGGTTTGATTAAATACCAAAGTAATTACTCAGTGAAAGAGACTGCTGACCGCTTTGAAGAAATCGCCAAAAGCAAAGGCTTGACCTTGTTTGCGAGAATCGACCATCAGAAAAACGCGAGTAAGGTCGATCTTGAATTGAGACCAACCGAAGTCATCATCTTTGGTAACCCGAAAGTAGGGACACCATTAATGCAATGTGCTCAAGAAGTCGCGATAGATTTACCGCAGAAGGTGTTAGTCACTGAAGATTCTAGTAAGAAGGTATGGTTATCTTACAACGATCCTAATTACTTGGTAAATCGTCATGCGATTAATGGCTGTGATGAAGTGATTAAGAAGATTTCAGGTGTGCTTAGTAAGTTATCGGAAGCGACGGTTGCTAAAACGAAATCTTGATTAAGTGCCATACGCCTTAGAGAACTTACTCGATTGTCTCTCTGTGTCGTTGACAATATAAGCGCAATATATAAAAGTGGTTCTATGAAACTGAACTTAGCGCCATCTAACCAACGAATTATCATCATTCCATAGGAATGGTGGGATTGTTGATGCGCTTTGTTTATCGAACCCACCCGTAAGGTGGGTTTTTTGTATCTGTCTTATGGGTTTTATCTGAATAGAGAGGAAGTCATATGAAAAAGATCGCGGTTTTTGGCAAGCCTGGGAGTGGAAAGTCCACAGTCAGCAAAGCGTTAGCGCTAGCTACAGGTATAGAGCTTCACCAGTTGGACTCTATTGTTTATAAGGCCAGTGGAGAGTTTGTTGAACGTGAAGTATTCGAGCAGGCCCATGAGAGTATACTTAAGTCAGAAAGCTGGATCATTGATGGATTTGGCCCATTAGGTTCATTCAACGCACGTTTAGATGCCGCTGATACTTTGGTTTATATCGACCTTCCTTATCCCATTAGTTACTGGTTCGTCACAAAGCGAATGCTAAAAGGGATGTTCGTTAAACCTGAAGGCTGGCCTGATGGAAGTTCAGTTATAAAAGGTACGATACAAAGTTATAAGACACTAAAACTCTGCCCAAAATTTTGGAATGATGACTTTAGAGCGCGATTAGAATTTCACGCAAAAGAGAAAGAGGTTCACATAATCAGAAGCGTGAGTGAATTGAATAACTTTGTTCATCGACACGTGTAATGGTCATTAATGCCGCGCGTTGCTTTCAACGTTTTGGTTTGCTCATAACTTCATGAATATGTTTAGATTTAATTCAACGTGTAGCATATTTGTCATATATGTGGTTTGTGCTTTGAATTAAGGCGATAGATATTATGTATGGAAGTGAGAAGACGAGAGCGTTCTGCTGTAACTGTAAGGAACTGACACTCCACAAGTACACTATGTTCAGTAACCAAGCCGAAAAAGCGCCACAACATGAAAAGAAGCCAGGGTTGCTTGGAATGATTTTATCGTCGCTATCTTCAAGTGGCGGAAACGGTGACTATAAATGTACAAAGTGTGGAACCAATTTACGTACACCAGACAACTTAGACTGAGTTTGGCTTATACAAATAAAAACGGGAAGACCTCAATGATCTTCCCGTTAGGTATTACTTAATTCATCGCGCTATTGGTAGTTTTAGTGAGAAGCCTTATGCGCAACACTTCTTGTATTTCTTACCGCTACCGCAAGAGCATGGATCATTACGGTTAGGGGTCTTTTCAAACGTCATCGTTTTTGGCTTGTTTAGTAGAGTATCAAGCTCGATGGTGTTCTCTTCTTTGTCCGCGTTTACTGTAACGGTAACGAAGATAGTATTTTCAGCAGCTAGTGCTTCGACTTCTGCTTTGCGTGCGTCAGTTTGAACCATTACAGCAATTGGAGATTCTTCAGTACCCGCTTTCACATCGCGGTTTACGTTGTAGCCTGCAAGAACGTGGTTCTGTCTTGTTTCGATACGGCCTTTGAAAAATAGTTTCGACATTGGGTACTCATTAAAAATGTTGAAAGGCGCTATTTTTAATGGCGATAGCGCAATGGAGCGGGGATTATACGCATATATTGCAATTGATAAAGCAGTGATGTGAGTAAAGGCTGTTTGGTTTTTGCTCGCGAGCAACGGATTGTTATCTAGCTTTGCTCTGATTAGATAAATTTTGAAATTCAAGACAATAAGATTTCCCTTAATACGCTTTTGAATGATAAATTCAAATTGTTAATTTAAACAAAGAGATAATGTATGAAGTTAGATGCCATCCTGTGGGATTACGATGGAACCTTAGTTAATTCCGTTCCAAAGAATATCGCAATCACAAAAGACATCATCTCTTTAGTCGCGCCACACTTGTCAGGTGACAACTTACCTAAATATTTGCTTAGCGAAGCGCTTTATCATGAAGCCAACCACGGGGCTAAAAACTGGCAAGCCTTATATGTCGACTATTACGGCTTATCCCATGACGAAATGTTGGTCGCTGGTGGAATGTGGGCTGAGCATCAAGAGAAAAACCAAACAGCCGTTGCCTTGTTTGAAGGAATGGAAACCGTGGTTAGTCAGTTCGCTCATCTTCCACATGGGATCTGCTCTCAAAACTCTCAATTGAATATTCGTGGTGTGCTCGACAGTTATGGCATCGGCGATTTGTTTAAATCGGTCGTGGGTTATGACGATGTCTCGAACGGCAACCAAAAACCCCATCCATTTGGTGGTGTGAAATGTGTCGAGAACATATTTGGCGTTAATCAGACTAACGAGCATTGTTTGATGTATATCGGTGACCATGAAGCAGACACACAGTTTGCTCGCAATATTGAAGCCGCGCTGGGTAACAATGCAAAAGTGATTGCCGTAGCCGCAGGTTATAGCCGATCGGAACCTGAAAATTGGCAAACCAAGCCCGATTACATCGCTAACAGTGTCGATGACCTTTTAACGATCATCGGTAAGTACGCATAGAAAGCTAAGTCCGCATAACGAAGCAGACGTTTACAAATCACCACACCTGAATGGCTTTAAGGAAGAATAATGACACCAAAACAAGTGGTATTAGGATATTGGGATGCAATGCGCACCAACGACTTTGCCAAAGCGGCCGAATGGCTAGCGGAAGATTTTCAAGGGTATTGGCCTCAGTCGTCTGAATTGACGGTAGGGCGTGATAACTTCACAGCGATCAACTCTGAATACCCAGCGAATGGGATTTGGAAGTTTGAGCTGAACTCGATTGTTTGCGAAGGTGATACTGTCGTGACAGATGTATCAGTGACGGACAGCGTATTAAACGATCGCGTGATTACCTTTCACACGGTTGTTGATGGTTTAATCCAAAAGCAAACTGAGTTTTGGCCAGATGGCTTTGCTGCACAAGAGTGGCGTGCAAAGTGGGTTCAGATAGCGAGCCCTGAATCACTCAAGTAACAAGGCCAAATGCAGAACACCAAATAAAATAACTCGAAGCTCACAATAGAGTATGTGCATAACAACAATGAGATAAATTAAAAGTCAGCGAGTTAGGAGATTTCATGAACAAGGTCGTAATCGTTACAGGCGGAAGCCGAGGTATTGGTGCCGCTACATCGAAGCTATTAGCAAAACAAGGCTATGCGGTGTGTGTCAATTTCATACACAATGAATCAAAAGCTGATGAACTGGTGAATGAGATACGCGAGCAGGGCGGTACTGCTATCTGTGTGCGTGCCGATGTGTCAGTAGAGTCGGACGTAAAATCTCTGTTCGAAATTGCACGTCATAAGCTTGGGCCAATTACCCACTTGGTCAATAACGCCGGGATCTTGTTTACCCAATCTGCACTAGAAGACATCGAAATTGATCGCTTTGAAAAGGTCATGAAATCGAATGTCTCAAGCTGTTTCTTATGCAGTAAAGCCTTTATCAAACAAGCCGATGGTGCAGGGTCGATTGTGAATGTATCGTCTGCCGCTTCTCGCACAGGTGCACCGTTTGAGTATGTGGATTACGCAGCATCGAAAGGTGCGATGGATTCACTGACCAAAGGACTATCACTTGAGCTTGCAGCGCGTAACATCCGAGTGAATGGCGTAAGGCCAGGTTGTATTTATACTGAGATGCACGCAGACGGCGGAGAGCCTGATCGCGTAGACAGACTAGCTTCGCAGCTACCGTTACAACGAGGTGGCACACCAGAAGAAGTCGCGAACTCTATCGCTTGGTTGTTATCAGATGAAGCTTCATATGTCACTGGCTCATTTATTGATATTGCGGGCGGTCGATAGGGCCTAGGGGCTCTAAAATTAAGAGAACGTAGGCTCTAAAAAACGCTTGTGAAGAACCACGCAACAAAAGTACCTAACTAAAAGAACGAAACTAAGAGTACAAACATGAAAAACTATTTTGAAAGCCCGTTTGTTGGCAAGTCACTCAAAGAACAAGTGACTAACCCAAACATCATTGTGGGCGAACACAGCTATTACTCAGGTTATTACCACAACCACAGCTTTGATGATTGTGCGCGATATCTTTTACCTGATAGAACAGACATCGATAAGTTAATCATCGGCAGTTATTGCTCGATTGGCTCTGGTGCCGTGTTCATGATGGCGGGCAACCAAGGGCATCAAAACCAGTGGGTGAGTACATTCCCGTTTTTCTATCAAGAGGATGAGAAGTTTGAAGGTGCGATAGACGGCTTTGAACGCTCAGGCGACACTGTGATTGGTAACGATGTGTGGATTGGCACAGAGGCCATGATTATGAGCGGTGTTAAGGTCGGTGATGGGGCTATCATTGCAAGTCGAGCGGTTGTGACTAAAGACGTTGCACCATACTCGATTGTCGGTTCGAACCCAGCACGCCACATTCGATACCGCTTTAGCGAAGCGGAAATTACACAGCTACTAGAAATGAAATGGTGGGAGTGGAGCGAAGAGCAAATCAAAGGTGCAATGTCGCTGATGTGTTCTTCAGATATCGGTGGACTTTACCAATATTGGAAGGCACTCAAGTAGTCGCCTTCCCGATATAGCTTCGCGTGAAAATATATTCCCACATGATGTTTATACAAGAATACTCAAACAAGTGAAAACTTACTGAATTGCTTCTACGTACGTCAGAATATCCAGAGTATCTTGCTTTGTGATTACACCTTGCCACGCTGGCCTGCCTTGCTCTACATCGCCTTCTAAAATGTCATCCGCCAAAGAACTTGGACTGGTAAAAAAGCCGCTCAATTTATTAGCGATGTTAGCGGGCTTGTGTGGCAATGAAGCGGCTGTAGGCCCGTCTCCGTGACCTTTGTCGCCATGACACACCTGACAAAGTTGTCGATATTTGGTTTTGCCATTGGCGAAGTGGCTCGCATCGACTTCTGAGGCAGCACTCGCACTAAACGCCATCATTGAAGCGACTAAACCCAAGAAAGCTAACACGTGTAACTGGTTGATGTATTTCATTGTTTTATTCTCGATTGTTATTTAACGGTGCAAGAATAAATAAGCGTGAGTAAAAGAAACGTGAATGACTACAGCGAGACTAAACTAAACTTAACTTAAATTCGCTTATGTGATTAAAGGTAAGCAATGTGATCTAAGTAAATGATTGATTATAAACAGTTTGCATAGTACAGCGTGCCGCATTAGCGTGATGGATGAATGGGAGGCATTATGATTAGTTGCAGTGATTACGATTATATTGAAATTGTGTGTATGCACCGGTACCCAATTAAGCTGACTTTGAATTCTGGTGAATGGATTGAAGGTGTTGCTTTAGATACTAAGCGTAACCAAGACCGAGAAGAGTGCATCAAGCTAAGTGTTGAAGGTCGAGAACAACTTGTTGTGTTGACTGAAATTATCGAATTAGAAGTGTGTGTCGACAACCCTCATTTTAAGCAAATATCTTTCAAAACGTCATAGGGTGACATATGAATAATTCAATAGAGCAAGGCTACTGCACATCTTGTCGTGAACGTACGCAACATGTTGTTGTTTTGGTGAGAAAGGAAAGTGCATTTGCAGGCAAGCCAAACCAAAAGCGACATGAATTTATCGCAGGCGTAATTAAAGGGTGGTTTTTTGGGCCTTTTATCGCCTCTATGGATGAGTTTTCTCGTCATGTTGTGTGTGAAAAGTGCGGACACAAAGAGATTCAAGATTAGAATTCGATTCAACGCGTACTGAACCTTCTGGTTTAAGAAAATGGCTTAGGAAATAGAAGAATGAAAGAACAAATATTAGAAGCGGTAAAAGCATATGGTTTCTCGGTAAGAACCAACAATACCGATGAGGTTGATCCGGCTAAGGCGCAAATTGGGCAATTGTGGCAAGGCTTTTTCGAACAAGCTTTTCCTAAGCTGACCCCAGACTCAAAGGTCTACGGCGTTTACACCAACTACGAGTCAGATTTTACGGGCGAGTTTGATGTTATCGCGTGTACCAATGCGCTTACCGATAATAGTTTAGATAATCTAGTTGAAACCAATATCGAAGCAGGCAAGTACTTAACGTTTTCTGCTGAGGGTGAATTACCGCAAGCTGTGATCGACCTATGGGGTGAAGTGTGGGCGTATTTCAACGCAGCAGACTGCCCACATGTTCGAGCTTACACAACAGATTTCGAATTCTACAAAGGTGAAACTGAAGTCGAGATTTCGATTGCGATTAAGTGATTGGTTTAAAATGAACAAAAGGCTTAGCTTAGACTGTGGTCGCTAGTTAAGAGACAGTAGTTACCGGTAAAGAGACAACGGAACCCCAGTTAAGCCTTTGAATATCTGCTCATTACAAAGAAGATACAGTGTCACGTAATTACCTTGGTTGCCATGCTGTCTCTATCCTTGAATTACCCTTATCCACCAAAAAGACAATCTTGCTTAGTTTCATTCCACAAAGGGTATTGCTTCATTACTTGGGTGTAGAGCTTACTTTCGAGATGCGCTCTTAACCAACGTCCTACGTTTTGATATTCCGATTTCACAAACCACTTCTTTTCGACTCGCACAAACTGGCTGACAAAAGGCATCACCGCAAAATCGGCCAAGCTTGGGGTTTCTCCAAAAAAGTAGGGCTGATCGGTGAGTCGCGCTTCCAGCTGACTAATGAAGGTTTCGCAGGCTTGTCGGCGTTGTTCAACATCGATGTTTCGGTAACGAACCGATGCACGATACTTTTCTAAATAGCCAATAAATTCTTCATCGTTGGTTTTAATGAGTTGTTGCACTTGTTCGCTAAGTATTGGCTCACTTGAACGCAGAAGATCTTGAGGATCGTTCTGTTGAAGTGCCCAGTTCATCACATCCAAGCTTTGTTCAATGACTTGTCCGTTGGGTAACACCAATACCGGTACTGTCCCTTTTGGCGAACTGGCTAATAGTTCGCTAGGCTTGTCTTTGGTAATGATTTCTCGAAGTAACACTTTTTGCTGTGATAGTGCGATGCCCATTCGTCCGCGCATTGCATAAGGGCAACGGCGCAAAGAATAAAGGATAGGTAGATCGGATTCGTTCGGCATTATTGAGGTCATTTAGTTTGAAAAGTGTTGTACGGTGGTAAAGAGATCGTGATGTGGGTAGAATACGCGGCTTAAAAATTATAAGTAAGTGAGCGACTTCAAAAATGAGCAGAAAAATTGAGTTATTAGCCCCAGGTGGCGATGTAGAAGCGATAAAAGCCGCCATCGTAGCGGGTGCTAATGCAGTTTATTGTGGTTTAGACACCTTCAACGCTCGTAACAGAGCCTCTAACCTATCGTTAGACGAATTGAATGGTGTGATTCGCCTTGCTCATGAATACGGCTGTGAAGTGTTCCTGACTCTTAACGTTGTGCTATTGGAGCATGAGACAAAGAGCATCACCAAGCTGCTGAACCAGCTTGTGAACACCAAAGTCGACGGCATCATCGTTCAAGACTTAGGTTTGTTCAACCTAGTGAAGAAGCATTTCCCATCGTTAGACGTTCA includes:
- a CDS encoding SDR family oxidoreductase, which encodes MNKVVIVTGGSRGIGAATSKLLAKQGYAVCVNFIHNESKADELVNEIREQGGTAICVRADVSVESDVKSLFEIARHKLGPITHLVNNAGILFTQSALEDIEIDRFEKVMKSNVSSCFLCSKAFIKQADGAGSIVNVSSAASRTGAPFEYVDYAASKGAMDSLTKGLSLELAARNIRVNGVRPGCIYTEMHADGGEPDRVDRLASQLPLQRGGTPEEVANSIAWLLSDEASYVTGSFIDIAGGR
- the catB gene encoding type B chloramphenicol O-acetyltransferase, whose amino-acid sequence is MKNYFESPFVGKSLKEQVTNPNIIVGEHSYYSGYYHNHSFDDCARYLLPDRTDIDKLIIGSYCSIGSGAVFMMAGNQGHQNQWVSTFPFFYQEDEKFEGAIDGFERSGDTVIGNDVWIGTEAMIMSGVKVGDGAIIASRAVVTKDVAPYSIVGSNPARHIRYRFSEAEITQLLEMKWWEWSEEQIKGAMSLMCSSDIGGLYQYWKALK
- a CDS encoding c-type cytochrome, translated to MKYINQLHVLAFLGLVASMMAFSASAASEVDASHFANGKTKYRQLCQVCHGDKGHGDGPTAASLPHKPANIANKLSGFFTSPSSLADDILEGDVEQGRPAWQGVITKQDTLDILTYVEAIQ
- a CDS encoding Rho-binding antiterminator — translated: MISCSDYDYIEIVCMHRYPIKLTLNSGEWIEGVALDTKRNQDREECIKLSVEGREQLVVLTEIIELEVCVDNPHFKQISFKTS
- a CDS encoding GyrI-like domain-containing protein, which translates into the protein MKEQILEAVKAYGFSVRTNNTDEVDPAKAQIGQLWQGFFEQAFPKLTPDSKVYGVYTNYESDFTGEFDVIACTNALTDNSLDNLVETNIEAGKYLTFSAEGELPQAVIDLWGEVWAYFNAADCPHVRAYTTDFEFYKGETEVEISIAIK
- a CDS encoding glutathione S-transferase; translation: MPNESDLPILYSLRRCPYAMRGRMGIALSQQKVLLREIITKDKPSELLASSPKGTVPVLVLPNGQVIEQSLDVMNWALQQNDPQDLLRSSEPILSEQVQQLIKTNDEEFIGYLEKYRASVRYRNIDVEQRRQACETFISQLEARLTDQPYFFGETPSLADFAVMPFVSQFVRVEKKWFVKSEYQNVGRWLRAHLESKLYTQVMKQYPLWNETKQDCLFGG